Genomic window (Sediminispirochaeta smaragdinae DSM 11293):
GTGAAAAGCGAGACATAAGCCTTGCCTTCGGCCTCTACAGCGGCAGCCGGTTCTCGGCTTCCACAGGAGAGAAATCATCGGATATTGAAGAGCTCTACAATAAAACGGTGGATAAGGGAGGACTTGCACCCGATGATACCAGAGGCCAGGTGACCGAGGATCTGGCAACGGTGAACGACCTCATCGATAAGATAGATGAATTGCTTACATATCCAGAGAGTGTAAACGAAGAGGATATTGAAGTCTTACATCAAATTTTCTCGACCCTTGACCAGCGCAAAGCGACCTACGAACGAAGGTAGTTATTTGGTATCATGGCAACGAAACCTTTCTCGAAAGCGGCGAAATTTTTCAGGCAGCGACATTACGAACAGGTAATCAGACTGCTTGAGCCGCAGGTCTTCCGTTTTCGAGAAAGCTTCAATTTTTACTATCTTTTGGGTTTCTCCTGCCTTCATATGGGCGACTTTGGGAGTGCCTACACCTATCTGAAACGCGGTCACGATATTAAACCTACCGACATCGAAACCCTTCTTGGACTTGCCTCGGTCCATTTAAAACGGCAGGAGACGGCGAAGGCAATTGAGCTGTGGCTCGAAGTCCTTGATTCCGATCGAAAAAATCAGTATGCACTTCGGGGACTGCGATTACTGAAAAAGAACAGTGATCCTGAGTTTATTATCGATTATACGGAATCCGGTAAGCTCGAACGCCTCATACCTCAGCCGGCGAGAACCTTTCCTCTATACCGTCTCCTTCTTGCCATCCTGCTTGCCGGCGTTGTTGCCGTACTTTTACTCGTTGCCCCATTTTCTCCCCTACGTATCACAAAGTCTGTAAGTGAGACATACCTGCCGGCCCTGGATATCGGTGACATCCCCAAGTTGACAGAGGTCGAAAAGAGTAATCATCCCTTCTCCTTCAGCGAAATGGAGATCCAGGAACTATTCGAGTCCATGGGGCGCTATTTTCGTGCCGGCCGGGATAACATGGTACGACGTGAAATTAATCGAATCCTTCTCTCCAACGCATCAGAGCCGGTTCGCGAAAAAGCCCGCTTTCTCATCGCCTCGCTGAAGGCACCTAGCTTCTCCAATTTTAAAGACAACTTTGCATACCGAGAAGTGATAAAGGAACCGGCCCTTTACGCAGGGTGCCATGTGGCTTGGAAGGGTGCTGTCAGTAATCTTCAGATCGGAGAACATGCCATCCAATTTGATCTTCTCGTCGGTTACGAAACCGGCCGTGTTCTTGAAGGGCAGGTCCCGGTAACGCTTCCTTTTTCTGTCCGTATCGACCCCGAACTGCCTATTGAGGTCCTTGGAAGTGTTGCACTCACCGGAAATCAAGACATTCCTTTTTCTCTTACGGCCCTTTCCGTACATCAGTTTCTCAAGGAGCAGCAATGAGAGCGGTAGTACAACGGGTAAAACGATGTACCGTTACCGTAGAGGGGCAGACCGTGGGTGAAATAGGCCATGGTCTTTTGGTCTATCTGGGCGTTGAGCATGAAGACGGAGAAAAGGACCTCTCCTATCTTGAGGAAAAAATCAGCGGCCTGCGCATATTTCAGGACGAGGCAGGAAAAATGAACCTCTCGGTGCTTGATGTCGAAGGTTCCATCCTCGTGGTTTCTCAGTTTACCCTTTGCGCGGATACCAGAAAAGGGAAGCGTCCAAGCTATAACTTTGCAGCCGATCCCGAAATAGCGAGGAAACTCTACCGCGAAATGGCGGAGCGGTTTTCCCGTCGAGGTATCCACACAGAGACGGGAAAATTCGGCGCTTCCATGGATGTTGATTATATCAATCAGGGTCCGGTCACAATCCTTCTCGACTCACGAAAGCGTTTCTGATAGGATAAATCATACGGGCGCTATTGTGCGTATACAGTCGAAGGGGGAGAAGTATGGCAAAGAAAACGATGACGGCTTCAGCTTCTTACGAAAATAGGGAAGAGAAAGAGAAGGCGCTGGAAGCAGCCCGTCTGCAGATTGAAAAGCAATTTGGGAAGGGTTCTCTCATGAAGCTCGGCGGTGAGAATCGTCAGGGTAATATTGAAACAATTCCCTCCGGATCGATTCTCCTTGATGCCGCCCTGGGGGTCGGAGGCTATCCCAAGGGACGTATCGTCGAAATATACGGCCCGGAATCGTCGGGAAAAACAACGCTGGCTCTCCATGCCATTGCAGAATGCCAGAAGCAGGGAGGCATCGCCGCTTTCATTGATGCCGAACATGCCCTCGACCCTGTCTACGCCCGAAACCTCGGCGTCAATATCGATGAGATGTGGGTCAGCCAGCCGGATACCGGTGAGCAAGCCCTGGAGATTGCCGAAAGCCTTGTCAGGTCCGGAGCCGTGGATATTATCGTCGTGGACTCTGTGGCAGCCCTTACTCCCCAAGCGGAAATCGAGGGCGATATGGGTGATTCCCACATGGGATTGCAGGCGCGTCTTATGAGTCAGGCCCTCCGAAAGCTTACGGGCATTATCTCCAAGAGCGGAGCTTGTCTTATCTTCATTAACCAGATCCGAATGAAGATCGGGGTAATGTTCGGAAACCCGGAAACGACTACCGGAGGTAAGGCGCTTAAATTCTACTCCTCTGTGAGAATTGAGGTACGGAGAATCGAGACCATCTCCAAGGGGGCTGATGAGGCGATCGGTAACCGAGTACGAATAAAGATTGCCAAAAACAAGGTTGCTCCTCCCTTTAAAAAGGCCGAACTTGAAATTATCTTTGGCAAAGGAATCTCGGCCAGTGCAAGTTTGCTTGATGCGGCGTTGAAATTCGAAGTCATTCAGAAAAGCGGTTCCTGGTACTCCTACGGTGAAGAAAGAATCGGTCAGGGACGGGAAAATGCAAAACTCTTCCTTGAGACGAATGCCGATGTGGCAGAGGAAATCGATAAAAAGGTTCGTGTACTCCTTTTCCCCGAACCTACGCCGGAAACCAAGCAGAAGGAAGTGCCCAAGGAGGAAGACAAATCCGCTGAACGAAAATTACCGAAATCCAAGAAGAGCGAGCCGGCCGAAGAGACGGAGCTTTTTTAAATGGCAGAATTGACCGAAACCGATGCCGTTGTATCGAGTTCGGAAAGCAAGCAGCGATTCAAACTTGGTGAGTTCGAAGGTCCGCTCGATCTCTTGCTTTTTCTGATCCGAAAAAACGAAGTCAATATCTACGATATCCCCATTGCCGAAATAACCGATCAGTACATCAGTTATCTGGAATATGCTACTAGTATTGATCTTGATGATCTGACCGAATTTTATCTTCTTGCCTCGACATTGCTCTACATTAAAAGTCAGATGCTGCTTCCTGTAGAAGTCGATTTCGGTGAGGATTACGAAGATCCCAGGCAGGAACTTGTCGAACGGCTTATCGAGTATCAGAAATTTAAAGAAATCAGTAAGTTAATGGAAGAAAAAGAGCGTGCATCCGAATGGACCATCGAACGAAAAAAGAAACAGCGCACCCTTCCGTTCTCCGAGGAAGACGACATCTGGGAGCAGATTGAGGTTTGGGACCTATTGAAAAGTTTTTCCACTATGATCGGGACCCTTTCACACGAACGAATCATCGATCTCTATGAAGAGGTCACCATAAATGAAAAAATCAGCCTGATTCATGAATTACTGGAAGGAAAGGATCATTTTTTGTTTACCGATCTGATAAAAAAGGAAACATCGACGATGGAGGTCGTGTGTGCCTTTCTTGCAATCCTGGAAAGCGTTAAAATCAAATTGATTTCCATCTTTCAGAACCGTCTTTTCGGTGATATACAGATTAGAAAACGTGTGCCCCTGCCTGGAGAACATTTTGAGGCCTATGATTTTTCAGACGAGGATACACAGGAATAAGAGGTGATGAAACTGGACCGGGAAACAGCATTGATAGAAGCCATTTTATTTCTCGAGGGAGACCCGATCAATACGAAGCAGCTGGTAAAATTCTCGAACCTCTCCCTTGAGGTGGTGGAGCACGCCCTTACGCAGCTTCACGAACGCTATGCTTCGGAGGATTCCGGCATCGAACTGGTGGAAGTCGGAGGCGGGTGGCAGTTGGTTCCGAAGGCCGAGCTATGGGATTATCTCAAAGATCGCTATGGCAAGCACAACGATAACAAGCTCTCCCGTGCGGCCCTTGAGACACTTTCGATCATCGCCTATAGTCAGCCGATAACTAGAGGGGAAATTGAGAACATCAGGGGTGTTTCCGCCGATAGCATGATCAAACTCCTTCAGAATCGGGGATTGGTCAAGGGCATTGGAAAAAAGGACGTTCCTGGAAAGCCGACCCAGTACGGCACAACAAAGGAGTTCCTCAAGCTGTTCAGACTTAAAAGTATATCCGACCTTCCGAAACTTGATGATATAAATAGGGATCGGTTCGAACTGAATGGATAAGGACGATAAGAAAAAGAGGCCGGATGAGGCCGTGAGGCTTCAGCTCTACCTGGCAAGAAGCGGAGTAGGCTCACGCAGGGCCTGCGAGAAGCTTATCAGCGAGGGATGCGTCAGGGTAAACGGGCAAGTAGCCAACTCCCAGGGAATAAAGGTTGTTCCTGGAAGGGATAGCGTTACCTATCGAGGCAAGCCTGTCTTTCCCACTGGCAAACACTACTACATCGCTCTCAACAAACCTGTTCGTTATCTTTGTACCCATTATGATTTGGAGGGGCGTCCCTTAGCCGAAGACCTTATAAAGGGGAAGTTTCCGGTCCGTCTTTTTAATGTGGGACGACTTGATTTTCTTTCCTCCGGTTTGATTTTCTTTACCAACGACGGCGAATTCGCCAAAATCATCACCCATCCCTCGCACGAGATCGAAAAGGAATATGTAGTGGAGACTGCGAAACGGCTTAGTTCAGAGCTATTGGAAGAGTTCCGCAAGGGGGTCGTTGTAGAAGGCGAGCTCTACCGTATTCATGCATACAACATTATCTCTCCGGTGAAAGTCAAAATCGTTCTGAGGGAAGGCAAAAACAGGGAAATCAGAAAACTCTTTACCAGTAAAAACATAAAGGTAAAACGCCTGCACAGGGTGCGCATCGGCCCCGTTCAGATAGCAGGCATGCATCCTGGTGAGTTCAGAAATCTCAAACCCAAAGAGATTGCCTGGTTCATGAAACAGCAAAAGGGAGAAAAAAGGTGATCGTAGCAATCGACGGACCGGCGGGGGTCGGGAAAAGTACCATTGCAAAAGCCATTGCGCAGAGAAGCGCTTTTTTTTATATCAGTTCAGGAAAATTCTACCGGGCGGTCACCCTTTATGCCCTCGAACAGGGGATTGATGTTGAAAAGAAAGAGGGATTGGTCGATCTCGTGGCCTCCCTCTCTTTTTCAATACGACAAGGTGAATTGTATATCGGAGCCCGTAATGTGGAGCCCTTCCTCCATACCGACCGTATCGACGCATTGGTAGCGACCGTTAGTGCGTATCCTCCCTTACGAGAGGAAATCAATAAGGCGCTCCGAAAAACTACCGCGGAGATGAATGTTGTCATGGAGGGAAGGGATATCACGACTGTCGTTTTTCCCGATGCAGAGGTAAAGATATTCTTGGATGCCAGTGTAGAGACCAGAGCAATGCGCAGGTTCAGGCAGGGAACCAGTGAACTCTCCTATGACGAACTCGTCGACTCAATCAGAAGTCGGGATACCATCGACAGAGAGAAACCGGTGGGCGGACTCAAAGTCGCCGACGATGCTCTCTATATAGATAGCTCGGACTTGACCATAGATCAAGTTTGTGAGAAAGTGGTACAAGAAATATTCAGAGCTGAACAAAAGGTAAACCAGGAGAAAGATGGTAGTGATGACTGAGAAGGATTCCGAGAAAAGCACAGACATTCAGGCTTCTCTGCAGGAAGAGTACCTGAAATCTCTCGAAGAGTTGGAAGAAGGTCAACTCGTCGAGGGGTCCGTAATCCAGGTCGGACCGGAAAATGTTTTTGTCGACGTGGGTTATAAATCCGAGGGTAAGATCCCTCTTTCTGAATTCGAAACCACACCCGAGATTGGTGATATCGTTAATGTTGTTCTTGTTCGCAAGGAAGGAAAAGGCGGACAGGTTGTCGTTTCGAAAAATAAGGCCGACGTTAAACTCTTTTGGAAAGAGCTTCGAGAGGCTTTTGACAATGAGCAGCCCGTTGAAGGCACCTTTGACAAGGTGATCAAGGGCGGGTTTGAAGTCGATTTGGGACATGGCGTTAGAGGTTTCTGTCCCATGTCGAAAACCGATGTACAGCGGGTGGAAAATCCCGATGAGTACATCGGCCTGAAGGGCAAGTTTCTAATCGACAGGCTTTACAGCGACAACAAACTGAAGATTGTTCTGTCTCGCCGCGGCTTTATGGAGCGTGATATCGCCGAACGGAAAGAGAAGTTTTTCAGCGAAACCTCCATAGGCGATGTGGTCACAGGAACGGTAAAAAGCTTTACCAGTTTCGGTGCCTTTATCGATCTCGGCGGATTCGACGGTTTGCTTCATATCAATGATATGAGTTGGGGGCATGTCACTCGCCCGAAGGATTATGTCAAGAAGGGACAGGAAGTTGAGCTGAAGGTGATCAAGCTTGATCCAGAGGAGCAGAAGATCAATCTTTCGCTTAAACACTTTACCCCGGATCCATGGCTTGCTTTCGAAGCGAAGTACCAGGTTAACGATATTGTTAAGGGAACCGTAACCAAGCTTACCGATTTCGGTGCTTTCATCGAACTTGAAGAAGGAATTGAGGGGCTTGCACATATTTCCGAGCTTTCGTGGGTTAAGCGGATCAACCACCCCAAAGAGGTGTTGAATATCGGTGATGAAGTCGATGTGATGATACTTTCCTACGACATCCAGCAGGGTAGGGTGAGCCTCGGTCTAAAACAGGTTCGTCCAAATCCGTGGGATACCATTGCCGACTCCTATCCCGTAGGTACCAGGCTCACCAGAAAGGTAGTCAAAATTACCAATGCAGGGGCCTTTGTGGAGCTTGAAGAGGGAATCGACGGCTTCCTCCATTCCGATGATCTCTCATGGACCCGGAAAATCAAGAATCCCGGTTCTGTTTTGAAGGCCGGTGAAGAGATTGATGTAGTTGTTATTAGTGTCGATGAGGAAAGTCATCGGATTCGGCTCGGTGTAAAGCAGCTTGAAGAGGATCCCTGGCAGAGCCTCAGAAAAACCTATCCCAAGGGGAGCGTTATTGAGGGAGAAATCACCAGCGTTACCGATTTTGGGGTGTTTGTGCGCGTTCCCGGCGGCATCGAAGGGTTGATTAATAAGTTCAATCTTACTCAACCCGGCGAAGAAGTAAGCGATGAAGTACTCTCACGCTTTAGCCCCGGTGAAAAAATCACCTGTCTTGTGACGGACATTAACCCGCACAGTCAACGGTTGAGTCTCTCCATTCGTGAATACCAGAGAAATCTTCAGCGAAAGGAAATTTCCAAGTATATCCACGATGAAGATGAGGAAACAACCGTCACCTTTGCCGACATCTTGAAGGAGAAGGGTGATTCGCTCGACTCATAGAAGGTATGCTTAACGTCGATGCACAACGGCTTGAGACCCTCATTGAGATCAATGAGCTTATTAATACAGATTTTCAGGATAGTCGTTCCCTCCTGACGAGAATACTCGAGTCAGCCACACGGCTGACTGGGGGGGAGGCTTCTTCACTTCTTCTTTTAGATCCGGTAAATCGTAAACTCTACTTTGAAATAGCCTTGGGATCGAAGGGTCCCGAAATGAAACGGTTTAGTCTCGATCTGGGTGAGGGGATTGCCGGTTGGGTTGCACAGCACAACCGCTCGCTCATTGTAAATGACGTTGAAAATGACAAACGTTTTTTTGCGCCGATAAGTAAAACGATTGGGTTTAAAACCGATTCAATTCTTGCCGTTCCGATGCGACTTCGGGAACAGTGTATCGGCGTCATCGAAATTGTCAACAGGAAAGAGGGAAATGCCTTTTCCCAAGATGATTTGCAGTGGCTCGAGGTCTTTGCTAACCAGGCTGCCTTAGCCATTCAGAATGCAAAGGAGTACCAAAAGCTTCTTGAAGAGGTACATCAATTGCGCCACAAGGTCGACGATAGCACCGAATTCCATCATTTTGTCGGTACCAGTAATCTCATTCGAGAAAAACTTGAGCTTGCACGAAGAATCGGTGCAACAGAATCCTCTGTCCTTCTTATAGGAGAAAGCGGAAGCGGAAAAGAGCTGTTTGCAGAACGGATACATCTTGAAAGCATGCGTAGAGAAAAACCCTTCATACGAGTCAATTGTGCAGCTCTTCCTGAACATCTTCTCGAAAGTGAATTATTCGGTCATGTAAAGGGTGCCTTTACCGATGCATCGAAAGAACGCATAGGGAGATTTGAACTTGCCGACGGCGGAACCATTTTTCTGGACGAAGTAGGGGAACTGCCTCTTTCGGTTCAGGCTAAGCTCCTGAGGGTGATTCAGCATCAGGTTTTCGAAAAGGTCGGCAGCAGTGAACCATGCAGGGTTGATACACGAATCATTGCGGCTACCAATAGAAATCTCGAAGAGGCAATGGATAAGGGGCTATTTCGGCAGGATCTTTACTACCGCCTTAATGTGCTTCCTTTCGTCGTTCCTCCATTGAGGGATCGACCTGAGGATATCCCCGTACTTGCCGATTATTTTTTTAGAAAGACAAAGCGTGAACTGGGGCGTACCGTCTCGGGATTTTCGGCAGAAGCGATGGATGCTCTGCTTTCCTACCGGTGGCCGGGGAACGTCCGGGAATTGGAAAATGTCGTTGAACGAGCCATTGTTATCTCTACCCACGAGTTGATACGCCCGGAGGACCTTATGTTACCGGGCTCATCGTCCCTTACCCCCGATGCCTATGCAGGAAGCAGCCTAAAGGAGGCTGTCCTTCAGTTTAAGCGACATTTCATTACCAAAGCATTGGAAGAACATAACTGGAACCAGACCGATACCGCAAAAGCGGTGGGAATACAAAGAACATATTTATCCAAACTGATAAAGGAACTGGAAATCTCTCGATAGATCAAAGGAGTAGATAGTAGGATCATGGCAAAAATCTACGATGAAAAAACAGCAACGAGTACATCCGCGAAGATTGCATCCGGGTTACACAAATACCGCAAGGTAATTCTCTACACGCTTATCGCCGTTGCGGTGATTCTTGCTGCCTTGGCGATTGCTTCGGTACTTAAGCAGCGAAAAACCGATGCAGGAACCATAGTTGCCGAAGAACTTCAGGAAAGCTACGCAAAGTGGCTTCAGGCTTCCGACGATGAAAAGGCTTCTCTCGAGAAAGAGGTTGTCGCTAAGGCCGACGCTATCAAGGCAAAATACCGCGGGACCTTTCCCCATCAGCGGGCGCTCCTTGTATTGGGAAACCTTGCCTTCGAAAAGAGCCAGTGGGATGATGCGCAAAAGGATTTCGCCGAACTTGCTAAGGAGTATCCCAAAAGTTACCTCGCCCCTGTTGCTCTTATGAACCAGGCGACTGCACTTGAAGAAGCTGGTAACAATAAAGAGGCAGTCGAAATTTACCAGAAAGTCTTTGATACATATAAAGAAACCAGCCCCGATGCACCGCGGGCCCTTTTTTCTATTGCAAGGCTCTATGAAACAACCGGGCAGAAAGAGGCCGCCCTTGATGCCTACAGGGAAGTCGCCGACAGCTTCCCAGACAGTGATTGGACAAAACTGTCCAGGGATCGTATAATCTACCTGGAAACACATTAGTGGGGAGAGGCAGCGCAGAATGAAAACCGCAAGAAAGCGTTTACCATTTTTCGAAACCCATTTCTTCGGTTTTTTCATTGCGCTGCTTGTCGTTGTTTTTTTCGCACTTATTAATAATTACACCTCGTTTTTCAGTAATATCGAAGATAAGGTCCTTGATCTGCATTTTCGTTACAAAGATGTCTACGAAAACAAAAGTAGACAGGAAGGGGTGTATGAAGTAGCCGAGAATCCGAATATCAATAAGGACATCCTTATTGTCGGCATCGACTTTCGTACCCTTAACCGGTTGGGCCGTTGGCCCTTTCCCCGTTATACCCATGCAGCGCTTTTAAACACCTTTTCGCGTATTCAGGACCAAAGCCAGCGGGAGCGGTCGGTCTTTCTGGATATCTTTTTCAACGAACCTGCGGACAATGCCATAGACGACGTTATTCTCCTTGAAAGCATGGGAGAAAACGGCAGGGTCTTTCTCGAGACTTTGATGGACGAGGTTCCGCCTCCGAAGGAAGATGCGACAGGGCTTTTCGAACGACAAAACACCCTCATTCAAACCCACGGGGCAATTAATAATATCCAAGGTGATTGGAAGTCGATGATCAGCTTTCCGGGCCTCCAGCCTCCGTTGAGCCCTTACGGAAGAAAGGCCGCAGGATTCGGTCATGCAAATTACCTTAAAGATGCCGATGAGGTATTCAGGCGCCAACCTTTGATCGTAAAATCATCCCAACTGCTTGAGGAAATTCCACTCCAGAATATCACGCCGGGATTTTCTGTGGATGAGGATCACTTTCAGCGACTGGCGTGGACCGATGAGACGGGGGGGCAACACAACATACCGTACCCCATCACCGAAAAAGTACTTGAAAAGATTTCTGCCGAGATCGATGCAAAATCACCAAAACGGGTAGTGGACAACGATGGGGACGGAGAACCGGACGAGAGCTATTCCATCGTAAAACTTTATCAGGATCGTTTTCTGCCCTCTATAACCCTTTCCCTGGCGCTTGACTATTTCAATAAGCGGATTGACGACATTGAGATTGTCCTCGGGAAACAGATTCATATTCCCCAGCCGCAGTACTTCGATGCGGAAAAAAATATCTGGGTTCCCTATCAAATGCTTCTTAAACCGGCTCTCTACGATACGGACGGGAATGAGGTCGAAGCTGCAGAAACAAAGGTTCTTCATGATATAAACATTCCGATAGACAGAGACGGGAACATGCTGATCAACTTTATGGGCTTTCCCAGTTTTGCCACTACCGGATCACGTCAAACCTTCCCTGTACGTTCTTATTCCGCCTATGCCTCAAATCCCCCGGGACTTGACCCGGCAAAATGGCCGAGAACAAGGGCCCTTACCAATAAGATCGTCATGGTCGGAGCCTTTGCCCGCGGGATTGCCGACGATGAAAAGCCGACCCCCTTCGGCCTGATGTATGGTGTTGAGATCCATGCAAACGCCCTCAATACCATTCTCATGAATAAATTCATCCATAGCGTGCCCTTTTGGGTCAATCTACTGGTCTTGGCTGCAATGGTATTTCTGGTGAGTCTGCTCAGCTCCAGATTCTCGACAATCTGGGCCTTTATAGCCCTGCTCCTGCTGGTCGCATCCCTCTTTATCACCGCTTCGATCCTTTTCGACCGCAGTGCCCTTCTTCTTGAATTCACCACACCGGCCCTTGCCTCGCTTTTTGCCTTTCTTTCCATTATTGCCTACAGGGCCATGACGGAAGAGAAGGATAAACGGCGCATCAGATCGATGTTCGGAACCTATGTCAGTCCCAAGGTCGTCGACCAGATCCTTGCCAATCCCCCCGAGCTCGGTGGGGTGGACAAAGAGCTGACCGTCTTTTTTTCCGATATACGAGGCTTCACCACCATCAGCGAAAGCATGACACCCCAGGAGCTGGTAAAAATCCTCAACCGCTACCTTACGGCCATGACCGATATTGTTCTGGAACACGAGGGGACCTTGGACAAGTACGAAGGTGATGCCATCATGTGTTTCTGGGGCGCTCCGGTATCTCAGAGCGACCATGCCCTACGGGCCTGCAAATGTGCGGTTCAGCAGCTTGAGGCCCTTAAAAAGCTGAATGCACAGCTGCCGGAATCGCAGCGGATCGATATCGGGA
Coding sequences:
- a CDS encoding adenylate/guanylate cyclase domain-containing protein, whose product is MKTARKRLPFFETHFFGFFIALLVVVFFALINNYTSFFSNIEDKVLDLHFRYKDVYENKSRQEGVYEVAENPNINKDILIVGIDFRTLNRLGRWPFPRYTHAALLNTFSRIQDQSQRERSVFLDIFFNEPADNAIDDVILLESMGENGRVFLETLMDEVPPPKEDATGLFERQNTLIQTHGAINNIQGDWKSMISFPGLQPPLSPYGRKAAGFGHANYLKDADEVFRRQPLIVKSSQLLEEIPLQNITPGFSVDEDHFQRLAWTDETGGQHNIPYPITEKVLEKISAEIDAKSPKRVVDNDGDGEPDESYSIVKLYQDRFLPSITLSLALDYFNKRIDDIEIVLGKQIHIPQPQYFDAEKNIWVPYQMLLKPALYDTDGNEVEAAETKVLHDINIPIDRDGNMLINFMGFPSFATTGSRQTFPVRSYSAYASNPPGLDPAKWPRTRALTNKIVMVGAFARGIADDEKPTPFGLMYGVEIHANALNTILMNKFIHSVPFWVNLLVLAAMVFLVSLLSSRFSTIWAFIALLLLVASLFITASILFDRSALLLEFTTPALASLFAFLSIIAYRAMTEEKDKRRIRSMFGTYVSPKVVDQILANPPELGGVDKELTVFFSDIRGFTTISESMTPQELVKILNRYLTAMTDIVLEHEGTLDKYEGDAIMCFWGAPVSQSDHALRACKCAVQQLEALKKLNAQLPESQRIDIGIGINSGIMTVGNMGSTQRMDYTLIGDNVNLGARLEGTNKAYHTNIIISEYTYGLVKDHVIARELDNIRVKGKNKPVLIYELIDYLE